TCCATCGAGTGCTCCAGCGCCTTGTTGTCCAGGCCGGTAGTCGTTGGATAGTAGGGCGGCGGTGCCTGGCTTTGCTGTGCCACTATGGACGGTCTTACCGAGTCCATCTCGTAGTCTTTAGTTTGGTTCGATTTCTTCGTTTGATTGCGTTTGCAGCGGCAGAACATTAGCATGAGACCCACGAACAGGGCAAAGACTACGCACGAAACCACGATCGCGATCAGCGTCGGAGTTGCTATGAAAGCGGAATCGTGTATGAGGGCAGGACCAACTGAAAGAGTGAAGCGGAGTGACAATCGTTAGCATTGTTACAGTAAGCAGTACATTATTGTTTCATAGAAAAGGGCCTAGTGCGAGTTGTACTTACTTTCAGCATCCATATAATCCCCGCAGTACTCGTGGCTTGACTTTAGACACAGCTTTACGCGCACCTTTGGAGGGATTTCCTCCTCCAGAGCCATCGGGAAATCATCATCGCTGGCCATCGATCGTCCACTCGAACGTCGGGCGGAGTACATATTTTCTAGCACCTGCTCCTTGTACGTCGGTCCATTGCCGGACACTGCTAGCGGTATCGATTGTACCACTTGCCAGGTGGCTATCGGACTTTCGTGAAAACCGATGGTCTCCACCACCGCAATCAGTGCCAGACAGGTGGCTCCGATGTTTAGGCCAAGCTGTTTCGTATCGGGATCGAAACCAACGTGCAGCGGTACGGGGATCTTGCTGATCTTTGTCGTGGTCGCTACTTCGTTCGAGGGTTCCGAATTGCCCTTGCTGTTGATCGCCTTCACCTTGAAAACGTAGCTCTGGTACTGATCCAGTGGCGTTACGCTGCACGGTACATCACGCTGACAGTCGTACTCCATCCATTCCGAGCTGACCTGCTGCACAATGCCGCAGTCCTCCTTCACCTGGTCGTGGTGCGGGATCGCGACCTTGCGGTAAGATACGAAGAATTTCGTATTGGTAATGCCACCATCAAAGCCCGGATCCCACACAAGCGACACGTAGTTGGAACCAACGTCGGCCACCCCGAGATTGGTCGGTTTTTCCGGCGGTCCTTTCGGTTGTAGCCGGATCGGTGCCCGGATCGTTTCGATCGAGTTTCCAACTCGACAGGTATAATCTCCGTAATCTTCGTGCTTCACCCGGTTGATGCGAAGGACGCTTGTGTAAATGTCGTTGttgtcggtggtggtgttgatcTCGTAGTGCTCATCAGCGGACATCGACAGGGCGGCCGTATTGGTACCCAGCTGCCATTGGAACTCGGGTTTTGGATACGCCTGCACCCTGCACATGACGGCAGCATTCTCGTTGATTTCGTACGCCACCTTGTTGTACTGGTGCAGCACGATTGGACCGTGCTCGATGCGCAGGTTCATGCTGGCGTTAGCCGTACTGACCTCGTTCTCAAAGAGACACGTGTAGGTGCCCCGATCGCTTGGCAGTAGTTGATTTTTGTGGGGACGGGCTTTTCCCTGGAAGAGCAGCGTGCTCTGCACCGTCACCATACCGCTGAGACCGTCGTTGTTGTTCGTGCTGATGCGGTACATGTTGGCATCGGTTGTGATGTCACGGCCATCCTTTAACCAACGTACCATCGGCCGCGGCTTACCCTTCGCATGGCACGTGGCTGAGAAGTCCGTATCGCCGATACGCTTCGTCATGTGCTGTTGCATTTTGCCAATGAACTGGGGAGGTTGGTGCACTTCCAGGTTGATTGTGGCCATCGGACCGGAGCCCATCTCGTTGACGGCGTGACAGTGGTAGCTTCCCTCACTGCCGAGATGTGCCCGGGGTATGACGTACTGAGTTCCTTGAGCCAAAATGGTTTTCGGCGTTTGCTGCTCTCCGACTGCATCCTTAAACCAGCGGAACTGCGGGACGGGCCAGCCGGGTGGGTTCGCCGAGCAGGTCAGCGTCACACCGTTACCAACATGGACGATCGGTTTGCTCGGATTGATGTATGCTTGGCCAGGTCGATGACGCACCAGCAGGGCAACGGTGGAGTTGCCCACCCGTTCGACGATCTTGCCATTGTATGGCTTCATCATGTTGACCGCCCGACAAACGTACCGTCCCGCATGTTCCGCCTTAACGTCCCTCAGTTGCAGGATGTCACCGGCGTACCGGAAGTCCGGGCTGCCCTCCTTGAACCATTCGATCGATACTGGCGGCGGGTTGGAGGTGACATTGCACCGAATCGTCACAGTGGAACGCTCTTCCGCTTCCCACGTTTTCGACTCGATCACGACAATCGGTGCGTACAGCACGTCTAGCGTAATGATCTGCTCGCCGATCTTGCCCAGCCCATTGTCCGCGGCACAGGCATAGTTGCCCGCATCCTGCACCGACACACGCTGAATCGGGTGTGAGTGCGACGAACTGATGATTCGCCCGTTCCGTGTCCACCGTACGTTCGGTACCTTCGGTTTCGAGTCTACGGCACACTCCAGCACGGCAGTGCTGTCCCGCTCGACGCGTAGTGGGTTTTCCGGGCCCACCTTCACTCGTGGAAAATCTGTAACGAACGgaaacggagcagaaaacacGCCAACATGTTAGAGAAGGAGAGGGATACAGCAATGAAATGGCGAACATTTAGCTTTTATGTGCACAATAACTTTTAAAACGGATCAGAGTTCTTGTTTTTGGTGAATGTTTCTGTCACCTCGGCGTTCCAGGCGCGGACCATTCATTGCCCGCTAATCTGGTGAAACCTTCTTGTCGTttgaaaaaatacacacacacacgcggcatTGGCGATGGGCGAAAGTAACGCTCTCTGTGCAAAGCAGTAGTTGTTGCAATATCCGTATGTTAAGGATGAATTGTTTTCCAACCCGCTTCAGATTACTGTACTGTACCATtagccgagagagagagagagagagaaagaaagggaaggaaagatGGGACTGGGTGATAGAGGGAACAAAACGAGTTGGCGAGCTTAGCGCTGCCGTAAATGAGGACCGATTTGTAGTGACACTTGCAACTTCGTGTCGCAATCTACTACTCTACCCTCCGTTCCATACCCTGCATATCCGTGTTTTAGGGAGAGAAGTCAGTTTCTGAACAGTCGTCTTCCTTCTCTCGCTACACGGCCATCCATCGAAAGTTTCAACAAGTTTTTCCCTCTCATGGTGAAATGTCCATCTGCTTGCATGGACAGCAACACCGATGGGTGACCATGTTGGCAGGAGCAGAGCTCGGCGTCGGGTTTGTTGGCATTCCTGCTGTAAAGTAGCTCCCGGGGGAGATGGCAGCATGAAACGGTTCGTTCGTTCGGGTAAATGGAAAGCACTCACTCGTTCTTATAGCACCGGTACAGCCATTGGTCCATATCTCTGTGACCCGGTCGGCCCACCCAGGCAAATGGAAATGTATTGTCGGTGTGATTTTTTCTATCGATCGTACGCTTTGTCACCCCATTGTATTGTAGATGGGATTATTGGTCTTTTTGTCAGCATTAGAGCGTAAGTTCAAGTGGCCGTAGCGTATAGAAAATACATGACGATGTCGGGATGGTCTGTATTATGGAGATAAAACATGTTTGCAGGAATTCGGTGCTTTCGGGTGACAACGATGGTTTGCCCCGTCTTGTGTCAAATAAAAGTTACCATTTGTAGGTTAAGATACCATTGAGAACTTCGAGCTTTGCTTTGTTAAGCAAATTAGTGCTAATAATCGTACTGATTTAGTGGTGATTTAGTGGGTATGATCCCAAGCTGCCACGAAATGATTTGAACCATGCGATACAGAGTTATGAAAATGTGAATAATTAATAAGAGTAACTTGCCCAACTATTAACGTTAATGGGTTTTTAATTCGTCCTCGAAAAGGAATCCGCTCTCTATCTCCAGTGGGGAGAACTCTTTATCGGACTGATTAAAATGGGATGGAATGTTTCGAGTTCATTAATTAGTGTAAAGCTGTAATTGTTACAGTCTCTTGGCCCACTTTAGCCAATCACAGTGCCTTGCCTCGGGAAACTTGGTGCACGAGAAAGGGCGCCGTGCTCTTGGCAActtgaaaatattaaataatttcatttgttACATTCCTCTCCGGTCCAGCATCCCCAGGCTCCCGATATGCCAAGACATTGGGAAGGCAAAGTGTAGCAAAACTCACAGCAGGACGCGCAACAAGTGGCTTCCATCTCGACCGTTGTTCTGGCCGTGCCTGTGCTCCAGTTACCATTTTGATTGACACGTGTCAAAGTGGCCATCGTGCGATCAGTGTTTTTGGCTTCGGGAGACGATGGTGGCGGAGTTAGAGTCCGGAGGTAGCCGCGACGACCGTCATTTCTGCTGGCAAAAATCAAGTCAGCAACAGTAAAGCCATCACTTCATATAAAAACGAGCACACGCCAACCATTCCACGGGGTGGGTATGTGCCCACCTATTTCCACGGATGTGCAAACCGGTGCCAACTGGTGGACACGGGACTCGGGAGCAGCCGTTGTAGCGAGACGCGCGAGCGCGCTGTAAACCGGTTGTAGTGGCGTTATGGGCAATGTTGTTTGCTTCAGATGCAATTAATGTATGTATGAGTGACGCTGAAGTGGTTCGCAGACACTTCTTGCCCAGACTGGTTGTTAAGTCGGTGGCTGGGCCTTTCGTTCCGTTTCGGTCAGAAATGCAATTAGTCATAACGATATGCGCGTGCCAAACGTGTTTCCATAAGCAATGCTTCATAACGTTTTGtcgttatgtttttgttttgtatttcgCTGCAATTGCTTTTCTCCGCGACGGCAAGTTCTCGTTTAGGTCGGTACAAAACCCGTCGGTCATCAGCGTGTTTTAGCGGAGATGGTCTGTAGAGGGTGAAACGCGCGAGACCAACACACACGATACTAGATTACAGTACCCTACATCATCAGCAAAAACTCAGTACACAGCAAACTGACCGTTCGAATGTCAAAGGAGTGAGTAGAATTCCTTCCCCCGGGGCCAGTTTCTGCCGACTTGTAAGTGTGGTTTGGTTTGGCGTTGCAGAAAGCGTGTGTGGGATGTGATCATTTTCTatagttctttttttattaaaagctCACTATACCAGTGAGCGGTAGAGTAGATGAACGATTTAACCGAACGCGTAAATCAAGGTAACACTGTTCACAGGACCTGGTCCGTCCGTCGAGTAtggcttcttttttgtttggtacaTCCACAACAATCTACCGGTCTAAACCGACGAGAAGGTgtacttgtttttttctctgaaTTCGGAAAACCGATTCCATCAATCGAGAACTGTGCGCTGTAGGGCATTCTCCTACCGTTTGGAGAAAATTACGTTAAGCCAAACGGAACCGCTTTACCCGGAAAGTGCGGCATGTTCGAACAAGTTGGGCAAGTGCATCATTTCGAACAAAGGTAGCTTAAAATCGGGATCGTTGCGCATTGCGAAACAACAAGTCACACGGTGGGTAGTGGTGGGATGGTGGGTGGGTGCAGCTCGCAATTTTACTCTCGAGACTCGTGGCTGGTCAGTGCAGTCGGAAATTTCAACGATGAATGTTTCGGTTCCACCGATGTTAGAATGATGTGAAACAACCAACCGAAATGTACCCTCGAGGAGTTTCTCATGACTGCAGTGAACAAACTCTCAcctcgatcatcatcatcgccgtagTCATCCAGAGGTGAAGAACAGGGGAGAAAACAgtggtataaaaaaaaataggaagcGCTTTAAACGTTCGGTTTGCGAATCAGGTTGCTCCGTGCGCTGCACACCATTAGGCATAGGAAACGGGTGCATCTGTGTATTCTGCTTCGATGGTTGTGGGGCGTGATAATGAATCgttgttttcatttctgaCCGAGCGGGATCCGCACTGAGGACTGAGAGAAACGTCCTTGTGATGAAGAAATGTGAGCTGGTACCATGTTTGCCAGGCAACGGACTGAACAGCCCCCGTGTCCTGGGTGAGGCCAGCTGTTCCTACTGCAGCTGAACAGGAGTGATTATCAATTCTGAAATGTTGTGCTCGGGCGGGTTGGTCCTCCTAGGCCTCCAACCAAAAGCATTCGGTGGTTAGCTTTACCGTCCTCGGAATGCGTCGAACGAGAGGAGAGTTTATAGTTGTGTCTATAAAAGCAACCCTCTTGTACCTTCCCTGGTTGCGGGAACGTCGGAGAACACGAACGTGAGCGACAAATGCTCGATTCGAAAGAGGAGTAAATACACTTGACTCTCAATGCTCCGTGCGCGTTCGTTTGAAGGATGGCTTTCTTCGGATGGCAGCGTATATCCCTTTCGAAGCGAATACTGAAACCAGCTCCAGTTCATAGAAGCAACGGTTAAGGCAAGGTAAGGCAAGGGTGTGCGTGCGAACTGTTGTGGTTATGCTAAAGCATATATGCACAGGCCCATCGATGGCGTTCCGGTTGCGCTAGTCAACCCGCTCCCCAAAAGTGTCCGGATCGAGAGAAAGGAGACACCAGTCTCCTTCAGTGGGATAATAATTCTCATGTTCGGCAGGCGATAAATCCTTTTTGCTGTTCATACATCAATCTTCCTCAGGGCACACCCGAGCTACTGTCACGCACGCCCGGCCGTACGGTGAAAGATACGGGAGATAAGTGAGGTTGGACGTACCGCAGCGGATTTGGGACGCACACAGGGTGATGCTCGATGCACGAGAAAGCTTTCTCCACCTTTTCACCCATGGtagcgcacatacacacatacatacacacgatCAAGCGGACGACGATAGTCGTTGATTGAAGTTTTGTGTTGACGAAATGCAAAAACTTCTACTCCCGGACCGGAAGTAAGTGTTCTCAATAAGTGAAGCGAGAAGTGCGTGGTGCGGAGCGGACGCGACGCAGCTTATCTCCAAAGGGAAGAGATATTTGGCATGtcattttcttcctttttgctGAAAGTGTTTGCTCGCCTGTATGCGATTGTTTGTGAGGTGCAGAGTGTAGTGCATGGTGGAAAATCCATGTTCACGAAAGCCTTTCCATGAGCGGagagtttttgttgttctgttgTTGCTTAGTACTGTTGGTGATGTCGTTTTGCGGCTATCGTTCTTATCGCGGTATCGTTTTGTGCCCACTGTCTAACAGGTTCTTATTTTTCATCGATTAATGATTGATTGCACACCTTACTCGGCCAGGAGCGCCAGTGTGTCAGCGTTTTTGTTGCAGTTTTGCGTAGAACTGTAGCAAAAACGAGTCCTTTATGAAAGTTTCTTCTCGCAAGCAATATTCAACAATCCGGTTTTAGTATGTTTAGTTGACCTTTGCTCCTGGCTGGTAGGTATACTGGCCCAGTCTGCTGAAATCGCACCGTAGCTCCGTAAACCCACACAGAGTGTGCTCTAACATTAAAGGTTAAGCAAAGGTaaagaaatgtgttttttgttcttcttattataaaaacaaaccattattATCCTACGCATACGCGCACGGTGGTCCGCTAGCGTCCCCGTAGGTTTTTAGGGTTATATCGAAAACAGGTACGGTTTTGTTTCTTGATTATCAAAACAGGTAGGTGTATGCTGGATCTTGACCCTATCGTATCTGTCCGAAAATTCTTCTCCTGTTCGAAAGCTGAGCCTAGCTAACGGCCTTGTTACCTTGGTGGAGAATTTTAATTGACCAAAGCGAAACTATGGCACTGAACGGCACTCTCTGTGGAGTTTCCGGTAAAGAAGAGCCATCATAAATGGCATCATCCTCGTGTTGAATATGCGATGGAAACATAGAAACAGTATAGGGCACACAACGACGGTTTACCTAGCTTCTTTGTGATAATGTACTTTAGTATTAAATAATCTGCCTAGCGTAGGTTCACAACGACTAGAAAGGCAGTATGTGCTTTGCACTAGAGGCTTTAATTTTGCTGGCCGTTATAGTGTTGAATCATGATGATACGTTGTCTTCTAGTGGTAGATGGAATGATCTGTCTAAGCGAAAGTTTTATTCCGGGGATGTGAGGGTAATTTACCAGTCACTAATTGCTGTACATATATGCCTCAAAGGAGCGCTAAGCCATCGTttttgttagaaaatatcaGTACCGCTACATACAATCACTAGTTTTATTAATGCCTTGCTTGATAACATCCTCTGGCTCAGTTAAAATCCCCTTTGGATCGAATATCTCCAGTGTACATTCCACAATGTCGTAAACTTACTGAAGGTCTACACATTCCATACAATGCGATATAAGTAATGGGGTAAAGCATAGTAATGCAGTATAATGTGATAGAACTCTAGTTTTTATCTTAAGTTCATGCTCAATTTAAGATGTGGATGAAATACAAACGCGTTCAAGAATCTGAACGTGGCAAACAAGCACTGTAAAAACTAGTATGTCGATGTTATTCACGCTACTTGCCAGAGTACTAAGTTTTGTAATAGTTTTGTAAAAATTTTGTTACATTAGTCAGCACTCAGTAGATCTGTCTATCAATCTAACTTTACATTTTATTGTGCAAAATCaaattgttttactgataGCGGTAGACAAGCGTCCCAAAACTAGCCTGAAAGCCGTACCAAGAACGTGAAATTATAATTGACAATACACAAGCGCTTATCGACAGTGTTCCAATCATTTTGATATTTCTGATTGtacctgttttgttttaccaaaCACAGT
This sequence is a window from Anopheles merus strain MAF chromosome 3R, AmerM5.1, whole genome shotgun sequence. Protein-coding genes within it:
- the LOC121595696 gene encoding uncharacterized protein LOC121595696 isoform X1 yields the protein MNCFRRNLVTIQAVAFSVTLSALLTLVTVVAADEIRDTREGETVTLKCRFSEQSAASDFSYYWARSTGNKFDNVAIKGVQLNTNYRIDFRPEQGIYDLTIMNTSYSRDNGRFECRVKASGTGADVHQEYYNLTVLTPPQPPFVEPVELRATEDEKFDLTCSSIGGSPDPTITWYRVGSEKPLKSTITKGGSKDLRTSSTLSIVPRREDDGAKFRCVVWNRAMSEKDKLETTVTLSVNYFPRVKVGPENPLRVERDSTAVLECAVDSKPKVPNVRWTRNGRIISSSHSHPIQRVSVQDAGNYACAADNGLGKIGEQIITLDVLYAPIVVIESKTWEAEERSTVTIRCNVTSNPPPVSIEWFKEGSPDFRYAGDILQLRDVKAEHAGRYVCRAVNMMKPYNGKIVERVGNSTVALLVRHRPGQAYINPSKPIVHVGNGVTLTCSANPPGWPVPQFRWFKDAVGEQQTPKTILAQGTQYVIPRAHLGSEGSYHCHAVNEMGSGPMATINLEVHQPPQFIGKMQQHMTKRIGDTDFSATCHAKGKPRPMVRWLKDGRDITTDANMYRISTNNNDGLSGMVTVQSTLLFQGKARPHKNQLLPSDRGTYTCLFENEVSTANASMNLRIEHGPIVLHQYNKVAYEINENAAVMCRVQAYPKPEFQWQLGTNTAALSMSADEHYEINTTTDNNDIYTSVLRINRVKHEDYGDYTCRVGNSIETIRAPIRLQPKGPPEKPTNLGVADVGSNYVSLVWDPGFDGGITNTKFFVSYRKVAIPHHDQVKEDCGIVQQVSSEWMEYDCQRDVPCSVTPLDQYQSYVFKVKAINSKGNSEPSNEVATTTKISKIPVPLHVGFDPDTKQLGLNIGATCLALIAVVETIGFHESPIATWQVVQSIPLAVSGNGPTYKEQVLENMYSARRSSGRSMASDDDFPMALEEEIPPKVRVKLCLKSSHEYCGDYMDAEIGPALIHDSAFIATPTLIAIVVSCVVFALFVGLMLMFCRCKRNQTKKSNQTKDYEMDSVRPSIVAQQSQAPPPYYPTTTGLDNKALEHSMDLALQLEDQKTSVYATHNGYGYHTGTGIQVAGHSLPANEWVTMGYTENSYTNSNNGGSVNSQDSIWQMKGAPPPSTAGHHPATMAAIGIQPLSMGSLQHGGSAYATTTTTTTAAAAAAGSSTPGLAYGYDPIATHSNVYGGAMTIGGDEYSQYPHQAATPSQHGGEDDYLHHHHHHAVAAMRQSQNPSRQQEYCGDSYASVHKAKKRLDQPSHFDSSYHDVSGLPDPYLDQQQQQQQQQQPQHQLHQLDQEDSKSLLQLNHPQDHGSLHLHAQQQQQQPQPIYEDNLESGYSTPNSRNRRVIREIIV
- the LOC121595696 gene encoding hemicentin-1-like isoform X2, whose translation is MNCFRRNLVTIQAVAFSVTLSALLTLVTVVAADEIRDTREGETVTLKCRFSEQSAASDFSYYWARSTGNKFDNVAIKGVQLNTNYRIDFRPEQGIYDLTIMNTSYSRDNGRFECRVKASGTGADVHQEYYNLTVLTPPQPPFVEPVELRATEDEKFDLTCSSIGGSPDPTITWYRVGSEKPLKSTITKGGSKDLRTSSTLSIVPRREDDGAKFRCVVWNRAMSEKDKLETTVTLSVNYFPRVKVGPENPLRVERDSTAVLECAVDSKPKVPNVRWTRNGRIISSSHSHPIQRVSVQDAGNYACAADNGLGKIGEQIITLDVLYAPIVVIESKTWEAEERSTVTIRCNVTSNPPPVSIEWFKEGSPDFRYAGDILQLRDVKAEHAGRYVCRAVNMMKPYNGKIVERVGNSTVALLVRHRPGQAYINPSKPIVHVGNGVTLTCSANPPGWPVPQFRWFKDAVGEQQTPKTILAQGTQYVIPRAHLGSEGSYHCHAVNEMGSGPMATINLEVHQPPQFIGKMQQHMTKRIGDTDFSATCHAKGKPRPMVRWLKDGRDITTDANMYRISTNNNDGLSGMVTVQSTLLFQGKARPHKNQLLPSDRGTYTCLFENEVSTANASMNLRIEHGPIVLHQYNKVAYEINENAAVMCRVQAYPKPEFQWQLGTNTAALSMSADEHYEINTTTDNNDIYTSVLRINRVKHEDYGDYTCRVGNSIETIRAPIRLQPKGPPEKPTNLGVADVGSNYVSLVWDPGFDGGITNTKFFVSYRKVAIPHHDQVKEDCGIVQQVSSEWMEYDCQRDVPCSVTPLDQYQSYVFKVKAINSKGNSEPSNEVATTTKISKIPVPLHVGFDPDTKQLGLNIGATCLALIAVVETIGFHESPIATWQVVQSIPLAVSGNGPTYKEQVLENMYSARRSSGRSMASDDDFPMALEEEIPPKVRVKLCLKSSHEYCGDYMDAEIGPALIHDSAFIATPTLIAIVVSCVVFALFVGLMLMFCRCKRNQTKKSNQTKDYEMDSVRPSIVAQQSQAPPPYYPTTTGLDNKALEHSMDLALQLEDQKTSVYATHNGYGYHTGTGIQVAGHSLPANE